One genomic region from Bos indicus isolate NIAB-ARS_2022 breed Sahiwal x Tharparkar chromosome 17, NIAB-ARS_B.indTharparkar_mat_pri_1.0, whole genome shotgun sequence encodes:
- the MED15 gene encoding mediator of RNA polymerase II transcription subunit 15 isoform X5 — MDVSGQETDWRSPTFRQKLVSQIEDAMRKAGVAHSKSSKDMESHVFLKAKTRDEYLSLVARLIIHFRDIHNKKSQASVSAQLQLQQVALQQQQQQFQAQQQVALQQQQQQQQFQAQQSAMQQQFQAAVQQQQQLQQQQHLIKLHQQNQQQMQQQQLQRMAQLQLQQQQQQQALQAQPPIQQPPLQQPPPPPSQALPQQLQPPQHHQAPPQPPPQSQPQPLVSQAPALPGQMLYTQPQLKLVRAPMVVQQPQVQPQVPPQTAVPTAQASQIVGPGVQVSQSSLTVLSSPSPGQQVHTPQSMPPPPQPSPQPGPPSSQPNSNVSSGPAPSPSSFLPSPSPQPSQSPVTARTPQNFSVPSPGPLNTPVNPSSVMSPAGSSQAEEQQYLDKLKQLSKYIEPLRRMINKIDKNEDRKKDLSKMKSLLDILTDPSKRCPLKTLQKCEIALEKLKNDMAVPTPPPPPVPPTKQQYLCQPLLDAVLANIRSPVFNHSLYRTFVPAMTAIHGPPITAPVVSTRKRKFEEDERQTIPNVLQGEVARLDPKFLVNLDPSHCSSNGAVHLICKLDDKDLPSVPPLELSVPADYPAQSPLWINRQWQYDANPFLQSVHQCMTSRLLQLPDKHSVTALLNTWAQSVHQACLSAA; from the exons GACGAATACCTTTCTCTGGTGGCCAGGCTCATTATTCATTTTCGAGATATCC ATAACAAGAAATCTCAAGCATCTGTCAGTG CCCAGCTGCAGCTCCAGCAGGTGgcgctgcagcagcagcagcagcagttccaggcgcagcagcaggtggcgctgcagcagcagcagcagcagcagcagttccaggCGCAGCAGAGCGCCATGCAGCAGCAGTTCCAGGCGGccgtgcagcagcagcagcagctccagcagcagcagcacctgatcAAGCTGCACCAGCAGAACCAGCAGCAG atgcagcagcagcaactacagCGCATGGCACAGCTGcaactgcagcagcagcagcagcagcaggctctccAGGCCCAGCCGCCCATCCAGCAGCCGCCGCTGCagcagcccccgcccccgccctcgcAGGCCCTGCCTCAGCAGCTGCAGCCCCCGCAGCACCACCAGGCCCCGCCGCAACCCCCGCCACAGTCACAGCCACAGCCTTTGGTGTCACAGGCTCCGGCCCTCCCGGGGCAGATGCTGTACACCCAGCCGCAGCTGAAACTG GTCCGGGCTCCAATGGTCGTCCAGCAGCCGCAGGTGCAGCCCCAGGTCCCGCCGCAGACAGCAGTGCCCACGGCCCAGGCCTCGCAGATAGTGGGTCCCGGAGTCCAG GTCAGCCAGAGCAGCCTCACCGTGCTGTCGTCGCCGTCGCCGGGCCAGCAGGTGCACACCCCGCAGTCGATGCCGCCTCCCCCGCAGCCATCCCCGCAGCCTGGCCCGCCCAGCTCGCAGCCCAACTCCAACGTCAG CTCCGGCCCCGCCCCGTCCCCCAGCAGCTTCCTGCCCAGCCCCTCTCCACAGCCTTCCCAGAGCCCAGTGACGGCGCGCACCCCGCAGAACTTCAGCGTCCCCTCCCCAGGACCACTGAACACCCCCG TGAACCCCAGCTCCGTCATGAGCCCCGCGGGCTCCAGCCAGGCCGAGGAGCAGCAGTACCTGGACAAGCTGAAGCAGCTGTCCAAGTACATCGAGCCGCTGCGCCGCATGATCAACAAGATCGACAAGAACGAAG ACAGGAAAAAGGACCTGAGTAAGATGAAGAGCCTGCTGGACATCCTGACGGACCCCTCCAAACG GTGCCCGCTGAAGACGCTGCAGAAATGTGAGATCGCCCTGGAGAAGCTTAAGAACGACATGGCGGTG CCCacgcccccgccgcccccagtGCCCCCCACCAAGCAGCAGTACCTGTGCCAGCCGCTTCTGGATGCTGTTCTGGCCAACATCCGCTCACCCGTCTTCAACCACTCCCTGTACCGCACGTTCGTGCCGGCCATGACGGCCATCCACGGCCCGCCCATCAC ggccccGGTGGTGTCCACCCGAAAGCGGAAGTTTGAAGAGGATGAGCGGCAGACCATCCCCAACGTGCTCCAGGGGGAGGTGGCGCGGCTGGACCCCAAGTTCCTGGTGAACTTAGATCCTTCGCACTGCAGCAGCAACGGCGCCGTCCACCTGATATGCAAGCTGG ATGACAAGGATCTCCCCAGCGTGCCACCGCTGGAGCTCAGCGTGCCTGCCGACTACCCCGCCCAGAGCCCGCTGTGGATCAATCGGCAGTGGCAGTACG ACGCCAACCCCTTCCTGCAGTCCGTGCACCAGTGCATGACCTCGCGGCTGCTGCAGCTCCCTGACAAGCACTCGGTCACGGCCCTGCTCAACACCTGGGCCCAGAGTGTCCACCAGGCCTGCCTCTCAGCCGCGTAG
- the MED15 gene encoding mediator of RNA polymerase II transcription subunit 15 isoform X2 encodes MDVSGQETDWRSPTFRQKLVSQIEDAMRKAGVAHSKSSKDMESHVFLKAKTRDEYLSLVARLIIHFRDIHNKKSQASVSDPMNALQSLTGGPTAGAAGLGLPTRGPGQALGGMGGLGAMGQPMPLSGQPPPGTSGMAPHNMAVVSTAAPQTQLQLQQVALQQQQQQFQAQQQVALQQQQQQQQFQAQQSAMQQQFQAAVQQQQQLQQQQHLIKLHQQNQQQMQQQQLQRMAQLQLQQQQQQQALQAQPPIQQPPLQQPPPPPSQALPQQLQPPQHHQAPPQPPPQSQPQPLVSQAPALPGQMLYTQPQLKLVSQSSLTVLSSPSPGQQVHTPQSMPPPPQPSPQPGPPSSQPNSNVSSGPAPSPSSFLPSPSPQPSQSPVTARTPQNFSVPSPGPLNTPVNPSSVMSPAGSSQAEEQQYLDKLKQLSKYIEPLRRMINKIDKNEDRKKDLSKMKSLLDILTDPSKRCPLKTLQKCEIALEKLKNDMAVPTPPPPPVPPTKQQYLCQPLLDAVLANIRSPVFNHSLYRTFVPAMTAIHGPPITAPVVSTRKRKFEEDERQTIPNVLQGEVARLDPKFLVNLDPSHCSSNGAVHLICKLGERGAGLAGRLLAQPRPPGICPLSSGPTRESRRTCLGAGPEPACSHPCPHPGHGSPFPPVQLQLRVSEETGSAGVSAWAPHWPLQGLQAWWALPGHRCPRVLQMTRISPACHRWSSACLPTTPPRARCGSIGSGSTTPTPSCSPCTSA; translated from the exons GACGAATACCTTTCTCTGGTGGCCAGGCTCATTATTCATTTTCGAGATATCC ATAACAAGAAATCTCAAGCATCTGTCAGTG ACCCCATGAATGCGCTGCAGAGCCTGACGGGCGGGCCCACCGCAGGAGCCGCCGGCCTCGGCCTTCCTACTCGGGGCCCGGGCCAGGCCCTGGGCGGGATGGGCGGCTTGGGGGCCATGGGCCAGCCAATGCCGCTGTCGGGGCAGCCGCCTCCGGGCACCTCTGGGATGGCCCCCCACAACATGGCTGTTGTGTCCACGGCCGCTCCGCAGA CCCAGCTGCAGCTCCAGCAGGTGgcgctgcagcagcagcagcagcagttccaggcgcagcagcaggtggcgctgcagcagcagcagcagcagcagcagttccaggCGCAGCAGAGCGCCATGCAGCAGCAGTTCCAGGCGGccgtgcagcagcagcagcagctccagcagcagcagcacctgatcAAGCTGCACCAGCAGAACCAGCAGCAG atgcagcagcagcaactacagCGCATGGCACAGCTGcaactgcagcagcagcagcagcagcaggctctccAGGCCCAGCCGCCCATCCAGCAGCCGCCGCTGCagcagcccccgcccccgccctcgcAGGCCCTGCCTCAGCAGCTGCAGCCCCCGCAGCACCACCAGGCCCCGCCGCAACCCCCGCCACAGTCACAGCCACAGCCTTTGGTGTCACAGGCTCCGGCCCTCCCGGGGCAGATGCTGTACACCCAGCCGCAGCTGAAACTG GTCAGCCAGAGCAGCCTCACCGTGCTGTCGTCGCCGTCGCCGGGCCAGCAGGTGCACACCCCGCAGTCGATGCCGCCTCCCCCGCAGCCATCCCCGCAGCCTGGCCCGCCCAGCTCGCAGCCCAACTCCAACGTCAG CTCCGGCCCCGCCCCGTCCCCCAGCAGCTTCCTGCCCAGCCCCTCTCCACAGCCTTCCCAGAGCCCAGTGACGGCGCGCACCCCGCAGAACTTCAGCGTCCCCTCCCCAGGACCACTGAACACCCCCG TGAACCCCAGCTCCGTCATGAGCCCCGCGGGCTCCAGCCAGGCCGAGGAGCAGCAGTACCTGGACAAGCTGAAGCAGCTGTCCAAGTACATCGAGCCGCTGCGCCGCATGATCAACAAGATCGACAAGAACGAAG ACAGGAAAAAGGACCTGAGTAAGATGAAGAGCCTGCTGGACATCCTGACGGACCCCTCCAAACG GTGCCCGCTGAAGACGCTGCAGAAATGTGAGATCGCCCTGGAGAAGCTTAAGAACGACATGGCGGTG CCCacgcccccgccgcccccagtGCCCCCCACCAAGCAGCAGTACCTGTGCCAGCCGCTTCTGGATGCTGTTCTGGCCAACATCCGCTCACCCGTCTTCAACCACTCCCTGTACCGCACGTTCGTGCCGGCCATGACGGCCATCCACGGCCCGCCCATCAC ggccccGGTGGTGTCCACCCGAAAGCGGAAGTTTGAAGAGGATGAGCGGCAGACCATCCCCAACGTGCTCCAGGGGGAGGTGGCGCGGCTGGACCCCAAGTTCCTGGTGAACTTAGATCCTTCGCACTGCAGCAGCAACGGCGCCGTCCACCTGATATGCAAGCTGGGTGAGCGCGGGGCCGGGCTGGCGGGACGCCTGCTCGCCCAGCCCCGCCCTCCTGGAATCTGCCCGCTGTCTTCTGGGCCCACGCGTGAGAGCAGGCGCACTTGCCTGGGGGCGGGCCCTGAGCCTGCCTGCTCtcatccctgcccccaccccgggcACGGAAGCCCCTTCCCTCCCGTCCAGCTGCAGCTCCGGGTCTCTGAGGAGACGGGAAGCGCGGGAGTCAGTGCCTGGGCTCCGCACTGGCCTCTGCAGGGCCTCCAGGCCTGGTGGGCGCTGCCGGGTCACAGGTGCCCCCGTGTGTTGCAGATGACAAGGATCTCCCCAGCGTGCCACCGCTGGAGCTCAGCGTGCCTGCCGACTACCCCGCCCAGAGCCCGCTGTGGATCAATCGGCAGTGGCAGTACG ACGCCAACCCCTTCCTGCAGTCCGTGCACCAGTGCATGA
- the MED15 gene encoding mediator of RNA polymerase II transcription subunit 15 isoform X1, which translates to MDVSGQETDWRSPTFRQKLVSQIEDAMRKAGVAHSKSSKDMESHVFLKAKTRDEYLSLVARLIIHFRDIHNKKSQASVSDPMNALQSLTGGPTAGAAGLGLPTRGPGQALGGMGGLGAMGQPMPLSGQPPPGTSGMAPHNMAVVSTAAPQTQLQLQQVALQQQQQQFQAQQQVALQQQQQQQQFQAQQSAMQQQFQAAVQQQQQLQQQQHLIKLHQQNQQQMQQQQLQRMAQLQLQQQQQQQALQAQPPIQQPPLQQPPPPPSQALPQQLQPPQHHQAPPQPPPQSQPQPLVSQAPALPGQMLYTQPQLKLVRAPMVVQQPQVQPQVPPQTAVPTAQASQIVGPGVQVSQSSLTVLSSPSPGQQVHTPQSMPPPPQPSPQPGPPSSQPNSNVSSGPAPSPSSFLPSPSPQPSQSPVTARTPQNFSVPSPGPLNTPVNPSSVMSPAGSSQAEEQQYLDKLKQLSKYIEPLRRMINKIDKNEDRKKDLSKMKSLLDILTDPSKRCPLKTLQKCEIALEKLKNDMAVPTPPPPPVPPTKQQYLCQPLLDAVLANIRSPVFNHSLYRTFVPAMTAIHGPPITAPVVSTRKRKFEEDERQTIPNVLQGEVARLDPKFLVNLDPSHCSSNGAVHLICKLGERGAGLAGRLLAQPRPPGICPLSSGPTRESRRTCLGAGPEPACSHPCPHPGHGSPFPPVQLQLRVSEETGSAGVSAWAPHWPLQGLQAWWALPGHRCPRVLQMTRISPACHRWSSACLPTTPPRARCGSIGSGSTTPTPSCSPCTSA; encoded by the exons GACGAATACCTTTCTCTGGTGGCCAGGCTCATTATTCATTTTCGAGATATCC ATAACAAGAAATCTCAAGCATCTGTCAGTG ACCCCATGAATGCGCTGCAGAGCCTGACGGGCGGGCCCACCGCAGGAGCCGCCGGCCTCGGCCTTCCTACTCGGGGCCCGGGCCAGGCCCTGGGCGGGATGGGCGGCTTGGGGGCCATGGGCCAGCCAATGCCGCTGTCGGGGCAGCCGCCTCCGGGCACCTCTGGGATGGCCCCCCACAACATGGCTGTTGTGTCCACGGCCGCTCCGCAGA CCCAGCTGCAGCTCCAGCAGGTGgcgctgcagcagcagcagcagcagttccaggcgcagcagcaggtggcgctgcagcagcagcagcagcagcagcagttccaggCGCAGCAGAGCGCCATGCAGCAGCAGTTCCAGGCGGccgtgcagcagcagcagcagctccagcagcagcagcacctgatcAAGCTGCACCAGCAGAACCAGCAGCAG atgcagcagcagcaactacagCGCATGGCACAGCTGcaactgcagcagcagcagcagcagcaggctctccAGGCCCAGCCGCCCATCCAGCAGCCGCCGCTGCagcagcccccgcccccgccctcgcAGGCCCTGCCTCAGCAGCTGCAGCCCCCGCAGCACCACCAGGCCCCGCCGCAACCCCCGCCACAGTCACAGCCACAGCCTTTGGTGTCACAGGCTCCGGCCCTCCCGGGGCAGATGCTGTACACCCAGCCGCAGCTGAAACTG GTCCGGGCTCCAATGGTCGTCCAGCAGCCGCAGGTGCAGCCCCAGGTCCCGCCGCAGACAGCAGTGCCCACGGCCCAGGCCTCGCAGATAGTGGGTCCCGGAGTCCAG GTCAGCCAGAGCAGCCTCACCGTGCTGTCGTCGCCGTCGCCGGGCCAGCAGGTGCACACCCCGCAGTCGATGCCGCCTCCCCCGCAGCCATCCCCGCAGCCTGGCCCGCCCAGCTCGCAGCCCAACTCCAACGTCAG CTCCGGCCCCGCCCCGTCCCCCAGCAGCTTCCTGCCCAGCCCCTCTCCACAGCCTTCCCAGAGCCCAGTGACGGCGCGCACCCCGCAGAACTTCAGCGTCCCCTCCCCAGGACCACTGAACACCCCCG TGAACCCCAGCTCCGTCATGAGCCCCGCGGGCTCCAGCCAGGCCGAGGAGCAGCAGTACCTGGACAAGCTGAAGCAGCTGTCCAAGTACATCGAGCCGCTGCGCCGCATGATCAACAAGATCGACAAGAACGAAG ACAGGAAAAAGGACCTGAGTAAGATGAAGAGCCTGCTGGACATCCTGACGGACCCCTCCAAACG GTGCCCGCTGAAGACGCTGCAGAAATGTGAGATCGCCCTGGAGAAGCTTAAGAACGACATGGCGGTG CCCacgcccccgccgcccccagtGCCCCCCACCAAGCAGCAGTACCTGTGCCAGCCGCTTCTGGATGCTGTTCTGGCCAACATCCGCTCACCCGTCTTCAACCACTCCCTGTACCGCACGTTCGTGCCGGCCATGACGGCCATCCACGGCCCGCCCATCAC ggccccGGTGGTGTCCACCCGAAAGCGGAAGTTTGAAGAGGATGAGCGGCAGACCATCCCCAACGTGCTCCAGGGGGAGGTGGCGCGGCTGGACCCCAAGTTCCTGGTGAACTTAGATCCTTCGCACTGCAGCAGCAACGGCGCCGTCCACCTGATATGCAAGCTGGGTGAGCGCGGGGCCGGGCTGGCGGGACGCCTGCTCGCCCAGCCCCGCCCTCCTGGAATCTGCCCGCTGTCTTCTGGGCCCACGCGTGAGAGCAGGCGCACTTGCCTGGGGGCGGGCCCTGAGCCTGCCTGCTCtcatccctgcccccaccccgggcACGGAAGCCCCTTCCCTCCCGTCCAGCTGCAGCTCCGGGTCTCTGAGGAGACGGGAAGCGCGGGAGTCAGTGCCTGGGCTCCGCACTGGCCTCTGCAGGGCCTCCAGGCCTGGTGGGCGCTGCCGGGTCACAGGTGCCCCCGTGTGTTGCAGATGACAAGGATCTCCCCAGCGTGCCACCGCTGGAGCTCAGCGTGCCTGCCGACTACCCCGCCCAGAGCCCGCTGTGGATCAATCGGCAGTGGCAGTACG ACGCCAACCCCTTCCTGCAGTCCGTGCACCAGTGCATGA
- the MED15 gene encoding mediator of RNA polymerase II transcription subunit 15 isoform X3, with protein MDVSGQETDWRSPTFRQKLVSQIEDAMRKAGVAHSKSSKDMESHVFLKAKTRDEYLSLVARLIIHFRDIHNKKSQASVSDPMNALQSLTGGPTAGAAGLGLPTRGPGQALGGMGGLGAMGQPMPLSGQPPPGTSGMAPHNMAVVSTAAPQTQLQLQQVALQQQQQQFQAQQQVALQQQQQQQQFQAQQSAMQQQFQAAVQQQQQLQQQQHLIKLHQQNQQQMQQQQLQRMAQLQLQQQQQQQALQAQPPIQQPPLQQPPPPPSQALPQQLQPPQHHQAPPQPPPQSQPQPLVSQAPALPGQMLYTQPQLKLVRAPMVVQQPQVQPQVPPQTAVPTAQASQIVGPGVQVSQSSLTVLSSPSPGQQVHTPQSMPPPPQPSPQPGPPSSQPNSNVSSGPAPSPSSFLPSPSPQPSQSPVTARTPQNFSVPSPGPLNTPVNPSSVMSPAGSSQAEEQQYLDKLKQLSKYIEPLRRMINKIDKNEDRKKDLSKMKSLLDILTDPSKRCPLKTLQKCEIALEKLKNDMAVPTPPPPPVPPTKQQYLCQPLLDAVLANIRSPVFNHSLYRTFVPAMTAIHGPPITAPVVSTRKRKFEEDERQTIPNVLQGEVARLDPKFLVNLDPSHCSSNGAVHLICKLDDKDLPSVPPLELSVPADYPAQSPLWINRQWQYDANPFLQSVHQCMTSRLLQLPDKHSVTALLNTWAQSVHQACLSAA; from the exons GACGAATACCTTTCTCTGGTGGCCAGGCTCATTATTCATTTTCGAGATATCC ATAACAAGAAATCTCAAGCATCTGTCAGTG ACCCCATGAATGCGCTGCAGAGCCTGACGGGCGGGCCCACCGCAGGAGCCGCCGGCCTCGGCCTTCCTACTCGGGGCCCGGGCCAGGCCCTGGGCGGGATGGGCGGCTTGGGGGCCATGGGCCAGCCAATGCCGCTGTCGGGGCAGCCGCCTCCGGGCACCTCTGGGATGGCCCCCCACAACATGGCTGTTGTGTCCACGGCCGCTCCGCAGA CCCAGCTGCAGCTCCAGCAGGTGgcgctgcagcagcagcagcagcagttccaggcgcagcagcaggtggcgctgcagcagcagcagcagcagcagcagttccaggCGCAGCAGAGCGCCATGCAGCAGCAGTTCCAGGCGGccgtgcagcagcagcagcagctccagcagcagcagcacctgatcAAGCTGCACCAGCAGAACCAGCAGCAG atgcagcagcagcaactacagCGCATGGCACAGCTGcaactgcagcagcagcagcagcagcaggctctccAGGCCCAGCCGCCCATCCAGCAGCCGCCGCTGCagcagcccccgcccccgccctcgcAGGCCCTGCCTCAGCAGCTGCAGCCCCCGCAGCACCACCAGGCCCCGCCGCAACCCCCGCCACAGTCACAGCCACAGCCTTTGGTGTCACAGGCTCCGGCCCTCCCGGGGCAGATGCTGTACACCCAGCCGCAGCTGAAACTG GTCCGGGCTCCAATGGTCGTCCAGCAGCCGCAGGTGCAGCCCCAGGTCCCGCCGCAGACAGCAGTGCCCACGGCCCAGGCCTCGCAGATAGTGGGTCCCGGAGTCCAG GTCAGCCAGAGCAGCCTCACCGTGCTGTCGTCGCCGTCGCCGGGCCAGCAGGTGCACACCCCGCAGTCGATGCCGCCTCCCCCGCAGCCATCCCCGCAGCCTGGCCCGCCCAGCTCGCAGCCCAACTCCAACGTCAG CTCCGGCCCCGCCCCGTCCCCCAGCAGCTTCCTGCCCAGCCCCTCTCCACAGCCTTCCCAGAGCCCAGTGACGGCGCGCACCCCGCAGAACTTCAGCGTCCCCTCCCCAGGACCACTGAACACCCCCG TGAACCCCAGCTCCGTCATGAGCCCCGCGGGCTCCAGCCAGGCCGAGGAGCAGCAGTACCTGGACAAGCTGAAGCAGCTGTCCAAGTACATCGAGCCGCTGCGCCGCATGATCAACAAGATCGACAAGAACGAAG ACAGGAAAAAGGACCTGAGTAAGATGAAGAGCCTGCTGGACATCCTGACGGACCCCTCCAAACG GTGCCCGCTGAAGACGCTGCAGAAATGTGAGATCGCCCTGGAGAAGCTTAAGAACGACATGGCGGTG CCCacgcccccgccgcccccagtGCCCCCCACCAAGCAGCAGTACCTGTGCCAGCCGCTTCTGGATGCTGTTCTGGCCAACATCCGCTCACCCGTCTTCAACCACTCCCTGTACCGCACGTTCGTGCCGGCCATGACGGCCATCCACGGCCCGCCCATCAC ggccccGGTGGTGTCCACCCGAAAGCGGAAGTTTGAAGAGGATGAGCGGCAGACCATCCCCAACGTGCTCCAGGGGGAGGTGGCGCGGCTGGACCCCAAGTTCCTGGTGAACTTAGATCCTTCGCACTGCAGCAGCAACGGCGCCGTCCACCTGATATGCAAGCTGG ATGACAAGGATCTCCCCAGCGTGCCACCGCTGGAGCTCAGCGTGCCTGCCGACTACCCCGCCCAGAGCCCGCTGTGGATCAATCGGCAGTGGCAGTACG ACGCCAACCCCTTCCTGCAGTCCGTGCACCAGTGCATGACCTCGCGGCTGCTGCAGCTCCCTGACAAGCACTCGGTCACGGCCCTGCTCAACACCTGGGCCCAGAGTGTCCACCAGGCCTGCCTCTCAGCCGCGTAG
- the MED15 gene encoding mediator of RNA polymerase II transcription subunit 15 isoform X4 — translation MDVSGQETDWRSPTFRQKLVSQIEDAMRKAGVAHSKSSKDMESHVFLKAKTRDEYLSLVARLIIHFRDIHNKKSQASVSAQLQLQQVALQQQQQQFQAQQQVALQQQQQQQQFQAQQSAMQQQFQAAVQQQQQLQQQQHLIKLHQQNQQQMQQQQLQRMAQLQLQQQQQQQALQAQPPIQQPPLQQPPPPPSQALPQQLQPPQHHQAPPQPPPQSQPQPLVSQAPALPGQMLYTQPQLKLVRAPMVVQQPQVQPQVPPQTAVPTAQASQIVGPGVQVSQSSLTVLSSPSPGQQVHTPQSMPPPPQPSPQPGPPSSQPNSNVSSGPAPSPSSFLPSPSPQPSQSPVTARTPQNFSVPSPGPLNTPVNPSSVMSPAGSSQAEEQQYLDKLKQLSKYIEPLRRMINKIDKNEDRKKDLSKMKSLLDILTDPSKRCPLKTLQKCEIALEKLKNDMAVPTPPPPPVPPTKQQYLCQPLLDAVLANIRSPVFNHSLYRTFVPAMTAIHGPPITAPVVSTRKRKFEEDERQTIPNVLQGEVARLDPKFLVNLDPSHCSSNGAVHLICKLGERGAGLAGRLLAQPRPPGICPLSSGPTRESRRTCLGAGPEPACSHPCPHPGHGSPFPPVQLQLRVSEETGSAGVSAWAPHWPLQGLQAWWALPGHRCPRVLQMTRISPACHRWSSACLPTTPPRARCGSIGSGSTTPTPSCSPCTSA, via the exons GACGAATACCTTTCTCTGGTGGCCAGGCTCATTATTCATTTTCGAGATATCC ATAACAAGAAATCTCAAGCATCTGTCAGTG CCCAGCTGCAGCTCCAGCAGGTGgcgctgcagcagcagcagcagcagttccaggcgcagcagcaggtggcgctgcagcagcagcagcagcagcagcagttccaggCGCAGCAGAGCGCCATGCAGCAGCAGTTCCAGGCGGccgtgcagcagcagcagcagctccagcagcagcagcacctgatcAAGCTGCACCAGCAGAACCAGCAGCAG atgcagcagcagcaactacagCGCATGGCACAGCTGcaactgcagcagcagcagcagcagcaggctctccAGGCCCAGCCGCCCATCCAGCAGCCGCCGCTGCagcagcccccgcccccgccctcgcAGGCCCTGCCTCAGCAGCTGCAGCCCCCGCAGCACCACCAGGCCCCGCCGCAACCCCCGCCACAGTCACAGCCACAGCCTTTGGTGTCACAGGCTCCGGCCCTCCCGGGGCAGATGCTGTACACCCAGCCGCAGCTGAAACTG GTCCGGGCTCCAATGGTCGTCCAGCAGCCGCAGGTGCAGCCCCAGGTCCCGCCGCAGACAGCAGTGCCCACGGCCCAGGCCTCGCAGATAGTGGGTCCCGGAGTCCAG GTCAGCCAGAGCAGCCTCACCGTGCTGTCGTCGCCGTCGCCGGGCCAGCAGGTGCACACCCCGCAGTCGATGCCGCCTCCCCCGCAGCCATCCCCGCAGCCTGGCCCGCCCAGCTCGCAGCCCAACTCCAACGTCAG CTCCGGCCCCGCCCCGTCCCCCAGCAGCTTCCTGCCCAGCCCCTCTCCACAGCCTTCCCAGAGCCCAGTGACGGCGCGCACCCCGCAGAACTTCAGCGTCCCCTCCCCAGGACCACTGAACACCCCCG TGAACCCCAGCTCCGTCATGAGCCCCGCGGGCTCCAGCCAGGCCGAGGAGCAGCAGTACCTGGACAAGCTGAAGCAGCTGTCCAAGTACATCGAGCCGCTGCGCCGCATGATCAACAAGATCGACAAGAACGAAG ACAGGAAAAAGGACCTGAGTAAGATGAAGAGCCTGCTGGACATCCTGACGGACCCCTCCAAACG GTGCCCGCTGAAGACGCTGCAGAAATGTGAGATCGCCCTGGAGAAGCTTAAGAACGACATGGCGGTG CCCacgcccccgccgcccccagtGCCCCCCACCAAGCAGCAGTACCTGTGCCAGCCGCTTCTGGATGCTGTTCTGGCCAACATCCGCTCACCCGTCTTCAACCACTCCCTGTACCGCACGTTCGTGCCGGCCATGACGGCCATCCACGGCCCGCCCATCAC ggccccGGTGGTGTCCACCCGAAAGCGGAAGTTTGAAGAGGATGAGCGGCAGACCATCCCCAACGTGCTCCAGGGGGAGGTGGCGCGGCTGGACCCCAAGTTCCTGGTGAACTTAGATCCTTCGCACTGCAGCAGCAACGGCGCCGTCCACCTGATATGCAAGCTGGGTGAGCGCGGGGCCGGGCTGGCGGGACGCCTGCTCGCCCAGCCCCGCCCTCCTGGAATCTGCCCGCTGTCTTCTGGGCCCACGCGTGAGAGCAGGCGCACTTGCCTGGGGGCGGGCCCTGAGCCTGCCTGCTCtcatccctgcccccaccccgggcACGGAAGCCCCTTCCCTCCCGTCCAGCTGCAGCTCCGGGTCTCTGAGGAGACGGGAAGCGCGGGAGTCAGTGCCTGGGCTCCGCACTGGCCTCTGCAGGGCCTCCAGGCCTGGTGGGCGCTGCCGGGTCACAGGTGCCCCCGTGTGTTGCAGATGACAAGGATCTCCCCAGCGTGCCACCGCTGGAGCTCAGCGTGCCTGCCGACTACCCCGCCCAGAGCCCGCTGTGGATCAATCGGCAGTGGCAGTACG ACGCCAACCCCTTCCTGCAGTCCGTGCACCAGTGCATGA